A genome region from Acidimicrobiales bacterium includes the following:
- a CDS encoding SIS domain-containing protein, giving the protein MCGIVAVLARSSSRPAPDPEVVLSVLEQAAGALASVDISGGDITAVEEVTRSLREVDSSLRSTPGLRSLLSSPGLIDAVDGLAERIGMRTRELEAALDGASVNFEPSDQERVNSALVGLKDAWWSISNDRLGAARAVADLIAELDGPPQNLDGWWAIQVALASIDRLEVRGRDSAGVQVLVAGHGLDLEDPGVRLAVESRSADSLFTSGSLRVVQDSLAFVYKAAAEIGELGDNVRAIRAAIRGDRLLAAAISAPGARVTVLGHTRWASVGIISQPNAHPVNSEELDRPGNPYVAAVLNGDVDNHADLRVTDSVCVAPEVTTDAKVIPVLFARAISAGAGIDAGFRSTVGRFDGSVAIAASVASEPDSLHLALCGSGQSLYVGLAEDAYVIASEPYGLVEETDRYVRMDGESSRGQVVVLGRSEAGRIGGMRRYRYDGRELPVSEADVTVAEITTRDVDRGGFQHFLLKELTEAPASFRKTLRGRIATGPDGKLCVRLGPVTMPPELADALADGRIDRIVVVGQGTAAVAGQAVAAAISRCLPGMPVSAQPATELSGFGLQDDMSRTVVIAISQSGTTTDTNRTVDLARTRGAHVVCVVNRRNSDLVSKSHGVLYTSDGRDVEMSVASTKAFYAQVAAGWLLAGAFAQAAGVAGDGLAPVLESLRDLPSAMEKVLARREDIGRIAASVAPPRRYWAVVGSGPDRIAAAEVRIKLSELCYRSISSDATEDKKHIDLSCEPMILVCAPGLRGSNADDVAKEVAIYQAHKAAPVVVVADGEAKRFEAFARDLITVPKVDPNLSFVLAAMAGHIFGYEAALSIDGQARPLRAARAAIEHAIEKMPAGHEDRLLDRLAAELEQAVQPFMRGLRDGSYNGNLEASTAVRLVSLLRYATGLLPLEGYEHETGKIGTPEALVSDLLDALNAGVDELTRPVDAIKHQAKTVTVGISRSEDALFGVPLVKATLSAGAAPDTLGYRALRTLGALDEAVEEVLGYTRYRVEWRAPVAPTASVIDQGGIATSLPSRTATDPRLRGTKHRAAEEREVTVARGASDGRTVILIPEVKGAQVTGMTLLHVRFADVLPADAAKRVLSGYRTRYSALADAVTETEPAFDDERLGHEPIVDLLTEPVYALAARWRGSGVA; this is encoded by the coding sequence ATGTGCGGGATCGTCGCCGTCCTCGCCCGGTCGTCGAGCCGTCCCGCGCCGGACCCCGAGGTGGTTCTGTCAGTGCTGGAGCAGGCTGCGGGCGCGCTGGCATCGGTCGATATCTCCGGCGGCGACATCACGGCGGTCGAGGAGGTCACGCGGAGTCTGCGGGAGGTCGACTCCTCGCTGCGTTCGACGCCCGGCCTGAGGAGCCTGCTGTCGTCTCCGGGCCTCATCGACGCTGTCGACGGTCTCGCGGAGCGGATCGGGATGCGCACACGGGAGCTCGAAGCCGCCCTCGACGGCGCGTCGGTGAACTTCGAGCCGAGCGATCAGGAGCGGGTCAACTCGGCCCTGGTCGGCCTGAAGGATGCCTGGTGGTCAATAAGCAACGACCGGCTCGGCGCCGCCCGAGCCGTCGCCGACCTGATCGCCGAGCTCGACGGACCGCCGCAGAACCTTGACGGCTGGTGGGCGATCCAGGTCGCGCTCGCGTCGATCGACAGGCTCGAAGTCAGGGGTCGTGACTCCGCCGGGGTGCAGGTGCTGGTGGCCGGCCACGGTCTGGACCTCGAGGACCCAGGCGTGCGCCTCGCCGTCGAGTCCAGGTCGGCGGACTCGCTTTTCACGTCCGGCTCGTTGAGAGTGGTGCAGGACAGCCTCGCCTTCGTGTACAAGGCTGCGGCAGAGATCGGTGAGCTCGGGGACAACGTCAGGGCCATACGCGCAGCCATACGCGGCGACAGGCTGCTTGCGGCCGCGATCAGCGCGCCCGGGGCACGGGTGACGGTACTCGGGCACACCCGCTGGGCGAGCGTCGGCATCATCTCGCAGCCCAACGCCCACCCGGTCAACTCCGAGGAGCTCGACCGGCCGGGTAACCCGTACGTGGCGGCTGTGCTCAACGGCGACGTGGACAATCACGCGGACCTCAGGGTGACCGACTCGGTGTGCGTCGCGCCCGAGGTGACGACCGACGCGAAAGTGATCCCGGTCCTATTCGCCAGGGCGATATCCGCCGGCGCGGGCATTGACGCCGGCTTCCGCTCGACGGTGGGACGATTCGACGGGTCGGTGGCGATCGCAGCATCGGTGGCCTCGGAGCCGGACTCGCTGCACCTGGCGCTCTGCGGGTCGGGGCAGTCGCTCTACGTCGGGCTGGCCGAGGACGCCTACGTGATCGCGAGCGAACCCTACGGGCTGGTCGAGGAGACGGATCGCTACGTCCGCATGGACGGGGAGTCATCTCGCGGGCAGGTGGTCGTCCTCGGCCGTTCCGAGGCGGGCCGCATCGGGGGTATGAGGCGCTACCGATACGACGGCCGGGAGCTGCCGGTATCGGAGGCCGACGTGACCGTCGCCGAGATCACCACCCGGGACGTCGACCGTGGCGGATTCCAGCACTTCTTGTTGAAAGAGCTGACGGAGGCCCCGGCTTCGTTCCGCAAGACCCTCCGGGGACGGATCGCGACCGGCCCGGACGGGAAGCTGTGCGTCCGGCTAGGCCCGGTGACGATGCCGCCAGAGTTGGCGGACGCCTTGGCAGACGGGCGAATCGACAGGATCGTCGTCGTCGGGCAGGGAACCGCCGCGGTCGCCGGTCAGGCCGTCGCTGCCGCGATCTCGCGGTGCCTCCCGGGGATGCCGGTCTCGGCCCAACCGGCGACGGAGCTGTCCGGTTTCGGGCTTCAGGACGACATGAGCCGAACGGTCGTCATAGCGATCAGCCAGTCGGGGACCACGACAGACACCAACCGCACGGTCGACCTGGCGCGGACGCGCGGCGCACACGTCGTGTGCGTGGTGAATCGGCGCAACAGCGATCTCGTCTCCAAGTCGCACGGCGTGTTGTACACGTCAGATGGGCGTGACGTGGAGATGAGCGTTGCATCGACCAAGGCCTTCTACGCGCAGGTCGCGGCGGGCTGGTTGCTCGCAGGCGCATTCGCACAGGCGGCCGGCGTTGCCGGCGACGGTCTTGCCCCGGTCCTGGAGAGCCTCAGGGACCTGCCGTCGGCGATGGAGAAGGTGCTGGCGAGGCGCGAGGACATCGGTCGCATAGCGGCGTCGGTGGCGCCTCCGCGCCGTTACTGGGCCGTGGTGGGGAGCGGGCCCGACAGGATCGCAGCAGCCGAGGTCCGTATCAAGCTCTCGGAGCTCTGCTACCGGTCCATCTCCAGCGACGCCACCGAGGACAAGAAACACATCGACCTCTCGTGCGAGCCGATGATCCTGGTATGCGCGCCAGGGCTGCGCGGCTCCAATGCGGACGACGTCGCGAAGGAGGTTGCGATCTACCAGGCGCACAAGGCCGCTCCTGTGGTGGTGGTCGCCGACGGCGAAGCCAAACGCTTCGAGGCTTTCGCGCGCGACCTGATCACGGTGCCGAAGGTGGACCCGAACCTGTCATTCGTGCTGGCGGCGATGGCGGGCCATATCTTCGGGTACGAGGCGGCCCTTTCGATCGACGGCCAGGCACGCCCGCTGCGCGCCGCGCGCGCCGCGATCGAGCATGCCATCGAGAAGATGCCGGCCGGACATGAAGACCGGCTTCTCGATCGGCTCGCCGCGGAGTTGGAGCAGGCCGTGCAGCCGTTCATGCGGGGTCTTCGTGACGGCAGCTACAACGGCAACCTCGAGGCCTCCACCGCCGTGCGTCTCGTGTCGCTGCTTCGTTATGCGACAGGGCTGCTGCCGCTCGAGGGTTACGAGCACGAGACAGGGAAGATCGGCACACCCGAAGCGTTGGTGTCGGACCTGCTCGACGCGCTGAACGCCGGCGTGGACGAGCTCACCCGTCCGGTCGACGCAATCAAACACCAGGCCAAGACCGTCACCGTCGGCATCTCGCGAAGCGAGGACGCCCTGTTCGGTGTCCCCCTGGTGAAGGCAACGCTGTCCGCCGGCGCCGCACCCGACACCCTCGGCTACCGCGCCCTGCGCACGCTCGGGGCTCTCGACGAGGCTGTCGAAGAGGTGCTCGGCTACACCCGGTACCGGGTGGAGTGGAGGGCGCCGGTCGCCCCAACCGCGTCGGTGATCGACCAGGGCGGCATAGCAACGAGCCTGCCCTCGCGCACGGCGACGGATCCCCGGTTGCGAGGCACCAAGCACCGCGCCGCTGAGGAGCGGGAGGTCACCGTCGCGCGGGGCGCCAGCGACGGCAGGACCGTCATCCTCATCCCGGAGGTAAAGGGCGCCCAGGTGACCGGCATGACCCTGCTGCATGTCCGGTTCGCCGACGTGCTCCCGGCCGATGCGGCAAAGCGGGTCCTTTCCGGATACCGCACCCGCTACTCCGCGCTCGCTGACGCCGTCACCGAGACAGAGCCGGCGTTCGACGACGAGCGTCTCGGACACGAGCCGATCGTCGATCTGCTCACCGAACCTGTGTACGCGCTGGCGGCGAGATGGAGAGGCTCGGGAGTCGCTTGA
- a CDS encoding holo-ACP synthase has protein sequence MKARTSLSGALVGIGIDSVDLPRFAAVLKRRPSIAGRVFTPGEQAFANRLANPVPSLAARFAAKEAAMKALGVGLGSIDWTDVEVVRNAGEAPFLSVTGRAAVLAEAMGVSGWQVSLTHTDTVASAVVAALT, from the coding sequence TTGAAGGCGCGAACCTCTCTGAGTGGAGCGCTCGTGGGAATTGGCATCGACTCGGTAGATCTCCCGCGCTTCGCTGCCGTCTTGAAGCGCCGGCCGTCGATTGCCGGCCGCGTGTTCACCCCTGGGGAGCAGGCGTTCGCGAACCGCCTCGCGAACCCCGTGCCGTCTCTCGCGGCCCGCTTCGCGGCCAAGGAAGCCGCCATGAAGGCGCTCGGGGTGGGCCTCGGGTCGATCGACTGGACCGACGTGGAAGTGGTCCGCAACGCCGGCGAGGCACCGTTCCTGTCGGTAACCGGCCGAGCAGCCGTGCTGGCCGAGGCCATGGGAGTGTCGGGGTGGCAGGTCTCGTTGACCCACACGGACACGGTCGCGTCCGCCGTAGTGGCAGCGCTGACGTGA